The Dryobates pubescens isolate bDryPub1 chromosome 7, bDryPub1.pri, whole genome shotgun sequence nucleotide sequence TACATATGAGGAAGCACTGACTGATAAAGCCTGTCAATAAAGCTGACACTCTGAATGTCCAAAAATCTGACTAAATGAAATTACTTACAGTTTTAAACCTTGTCAGGAGTTTGAGGAAGTCAAACCGAAAGGTGGATGCACTGATGAAATTATTGTGCAGTATGTTTTGGAGTTACATCTGTTATACTAAAGTAGTTGCTTTTCTGTGTACAGTTGAGAAATGTTTTTTACAAGTGTATGTCAGAAGATGACAAACACTGTTGAATTAAAATAACAGAATTCAAAATTAATTACTTTAAGCTGCATATGAAAATACACTGTCTAAATGTCTGGTTAAATTTAACTTTTTTAAATTGTCATTGCTGTACTTATGTTCTGATCTCTTCTTCTGGTTTTAAGAGTTTAGAGAGTAAAACCACATAAATGTGTTTTCTGAATAACTAAATACTAAAAGGAAAAATGCATTTATGTACCTTTTCTATAAACATTTTAGGAAACATATGAAAAATTCCTGAATGTTCAGAACTATCAAGACCAACTGTTAGCTCAAGACCTTCttcctcagaaggaaaaaaggtaaGCTTCCATTTATAATGAATTTCGGTACTACTTTTCTCAAAATGCTTCAGTATGTTGTTTTGGAGCATCTTGTGGTTCCCCACCCTATCTGCCTTTTATTTCACAAACATTTTCAGGCATTTTCTTTATTGCTTGTCTAACATTTATGTAGTAATTTCAGGCTGAAAAGACTTACTGGTGTTAAATACCTATGGAGTGCTCACTTCTCATTACTAAAACAGGAAAAACCCACCTGTTCCTCTTGCACTTTAATCTTTCCCTGCTCTTTTCAATATTCACTCCTACATAAAAGTCTTCAAGTGTAATTTGAATATAAGCAGAACATCCAGCATTCTGTTTTCTGAATATGAAGCTTTCTAATTATTTCATTAGTAAAGTCTTTGAAAAAGGAGCTAAACTCTTTATAAGAAAACAAGGCCTTTTAAAATACCATGTAAGTTGCTTATCTGTTGAAAAATCCTAAGGTCTAAAGCTGACCTCTAGTAATCCTTCATTAATTACAGTTTAAAAATAGTTTTACTTAGCAATATTTAACCTAAAGAATATTAAGATACTAAATTTCATTATTTTCCTCTACTGGTTTCAAACCAGTAGATAATAAAAAACAGTGATAATTTTAGAAAAGTTTAtttggttgtattttttttaattaatcatCATTAATAGTaattgaatttatttatttttttgattTTTGCTCTAACTTCTGTGACATGCACAGCAAGCTCTTCAGCCAGTTAGCCACTGGACAGAAGTGATACGTGTCAAGTAGAAGAAGCTATGGGAGATGCTATTACAGTTGTTAGTTTTGTAGTGTGTAGTCAGGATTATTTTTGAAGTGGGTATATGCTGTAAGAGCTGTTCCCTTCTCCTGGGCTGTATTTTTGATTTCCCATTTTGAGATTTTTAGCAAGGAATTTATGATACATTAGATTGTTAAATGAAACAAGCCTACGAAATAAATTGGCACAGCTGGGAAGTTTTGGTTTTGACATTTAATACTTTTCCATACAGTTACATTTTACTGTCCCAAGTTGGTTTTATCTTTGTTCTTACTGGCTATTTTCTAGCCAGATTTATGTGCTGTTCCAGTTGCACGTCATGTTGGTTTGGCATTTTGTAatttagaatagcatagcatagcatagcatagaagaataggataggataggataggataggataggatagaatagaatagaatagaatagaatagaatagaatagaatagaatagaatgaaccaggttggaagaggcctttgagataaTTTCTGCCATTTCATTTTGTTAGGAACAGAAAGGATTCCTTTGCCAAGATTATTTTAACTTAACAACAAAAGTTTGTGTTTCTTTGTGATACAAATAGTGTCCTATGACCCATGGAATGCTTTATCATAGGTTCTTGTTAGCTTTTTAGCAGATGAGAAAAAAGTGAATTTAGTTTCTTGGTGTATGCTGCTGAAAAATAACCTCACTCCTAACTGAGTGCAGCGAGTGGATTTACTGATGTGAATTACTGATGTGAAAAATGACCTAAAACTAGGCAGAgtgaaaagggttttttttgtctgttaaaTTTGTAAAAGCCCAGAGAATTTAAAAGATTTATGAGACTTAATACTTTCCATGCTGGGTATGATACTTCCTCTGATATTAGACTGGATAATTTCTTTCCAAAGTGTAGATaaagggtgggtgggtgggaaggACTGtaggttgtggtttgttttggttggtttgttatttaggttggttggggtttctttggtGTGCATGTgtatttgttttggtggggtgttttttttgtgtatgtgtgttgcttggtggttttttgtgggttttgtggggtggtgttttgttgtttggttgtggttggttggttggttggttgttttcttccctcccacccctagAAAATCTATTGTGTGTGGGTGCATATTAACTGTAGGGTTTTAACCTGATCTTGAACTACTTTAAGTTCATAGTTGATAAGTTCATTGACATCACTTGAAGAAGCAGTATGTAAATGTAAGTATAAACTTAATTCTGTGAAGATTGGAAGCCTTATAAAATGACTGTTAAAACCAGCATTGTTTCTAAATAAACGTTCCTCATGCTCTGACTCAGAACAAGCATTAAAATACATACTTAAGAAGAAATACTACTTTAAAATCACTTTCAGGAATGATTTTCTGAATCACAGCTTCCTTAATGCTGCTGAAAACATTCATTAAAATTGTTTCTGAAAAAACATGACGAGGTTAGAAACTACTTGCAGTTTTGCCTTGAATTTACGTGGTTATGGTGGCATGTGTATTTATGGTGGCGTTTTGTTTAGTTGGCTGATTTATATAATACATATTTCACAAAGATTGATTTCAAGCACTGTTATTTCTTTGTGCTAACATCTCAGTGAAACTGTTTTCTTAGAAATGTCTGCTTTCGCTGTTATCAGTGCACTTTCTGTGCAGAGTGGGTCAAGATTACACTGCAGATAGAATACAGTGTATCATTGCAGCATTAGAACTATGCTTACTGCTAGTGCAATTTTTTGTATCAATCAGGAAAGTAAAGACCAGAGGCAAAATTCTGTTGTTGTAGATTTTGATTTTAAAGTTCTGCCTTTGATACTATTCTTTGCTGCTTGTAAACCAAATTTTTTTAGCAGCAGGCTTTTAAAATTAAGTCTTAAGTCATGGGGAGGATCACTTACTACTACAGTATTACTCTAGATCAAATCTCAGACTTCAGTAATATGAATAATGCATAATTGATACTCATAATTTTCATGTAGTTAATTCAATACATGAAGTTATCATCCCTTTCAAAAGTGAAATCCTTTAAATCAACGTAGGCCTTCTCATGTTTACTGTAGGAATGTGAGCTATATTCATTTGTAATGGAAAATGTATTTCTGAATGAAGACTGACTCTGTGTGGTCCTTTGTGATGTAACTCTTAATTGCATGGTTAATTAAAGGCAGAATATATGTGATATTTTAAACAGAaacctggctggcagcagatggCTGACTAAGATTGAATTGGAAGAAATGTTGTTAGAAAAACTGTCAGATGATGATGTAAGTAATTAATCTTTCTAATCTTAAGGAGACTTGTGTCTTAAAAATATGGACTTGGGGTGCGTTTTTGGATACTGAAAAGGTACTCTAGAAGCAGGTGCTCTTCAAAAGAATTTTCAGTCTTCTCATAAAGTCTAAATACACTCACAGTACTGTCACATTCATATCTTGAGAAGTGACCTGTGTTGCATTTTTCACGTAGTGCAGTACCGAACTACTAAGGGTTTTCCATTGTAACTGGCACGGTTTAGTTTTTCTCCTGGTAGCATTGTGAGGCCTAGAGGTCTTGTTCCTTGTCATCTAATGATGTAGTTAGGAATGGAGTATAGAAACACTTGATAATAGAAATAAATGGTGATTTATTCTTGTTGCAGATGAAAATCAGACAGGGCTAGAACCTCTGTTGCTGATTGTAGAGAAGGGGTATATGTTCAAGATGGGAAACATGATGGATTTGTCTAATGGTAAACCACAGAATTTCTGAGTATTTCATCTTAAGAAGGACATGATAATGATAGAAAAGTCACAAAGAAGACTGATCAGAAATAAGGAGtcctttttaatatttattgGCTACAGAATCAGGAGCAAGATCCAAAGCTACATAGATCTGTGGTCTGATACAGGTATCTCATGTTATATTTTTGATATGAATATGGTGGGAGCAGAGGGGTTTGTATTTTCCCCAGTATCTGCAAACTCTATCACTGTCTAGTCCTCCTTTATCTCTGGGAGTAATACTACTCCTCCTGGTAGTTGTATGCTTTTTTCTCAGAGCTTTTTCCTACAGCCCCCTAAATAGCATTAGATTTGTAATAGCAGATTCAGGCCAGCTTCAGTTTTCTCTTGGAAATTTAAGCCTGAATCAGATAGTACCAGAGAAAATAAGACTATTTGTCTAAGCATCCCAGGTATTTTCTTTCCTAGAAACTGTGTTCTTCAATATCTTCTGTATTGTGGATGTTGTCATTACAAAAataccacagcagcaggaacaaaCATGCCCTTTGCTCACTTGCTGCCCAGAACATGTGATGGCTTCCTTGTCTGTGGGCAATGTGAAATGGTCTTGAGCAGATTGTGGTCTGTAAGCATAAGTTAGAAATGCTTGTTGTAAATTCTCCGTCCTGGTACAGGCAGAGGAAACCTCCTGTACCTTGCTTGCAGTAGCAGCAGTTGTGACTTAAGTGTTTTCAGTAGCTCCTGCACTCGAAATGgctgtttttcctttcagagtGACAGGAACTGCTCTAGTTGTACAACCAAACAGTTTGGTGGTGTTCACTGCTTTGGTTTTATACATTCTTAGCATCTGTAAAAACAGATTGCAGTTaactaaaaaacaaaccacaacaagaaaaaagcccccaaaccccaacagcagcagcaaaacaatcaaacaaaaaaaaccccaaaccaccctaacaaaaccaacccaagctCCAGACTGTTTTATGTGCAGGCCTTTCACATGTGAAACCACAAAGCTTCAGCCTGGGAACAAACATTGTTTTGATATATTTGAAATGTCTGCATATGAACTACCGGTTTCACCTGTTCAAATTCTTATATTTTTCCACTGCAGAAGAATTTCCTGTGATGTTTGGTTTATTAAAATCAGAGCTACTGGttattttaaatttctttttgtttttcactctGCAAACCTGTTGGAAGTTTCCTTCACACTAGCCTCtataacatttttcttttttatattgCTGCTCTTCAAAGGCTTTACCACACATCCTGTGTGGTATCGTATTGTTAGGCGTAGCTGCCTAGGGATGTTGGAGTTCCAGGGGCTATTGCTAGCTTACAAGGAATGTATTAATTTTGTGCAGAAGATGCTGGTAACAGAGTGATAAAACCACTTTTGATAACAGCTTGTAAGTAACGGTTATGATTAACAAATGTGATGTCTGTATGTAAGATCTATTTTGGGTGATAGCACAGCTGGTGACCAGGTAGTCTAGCTTTTAGCACAAATGGGTTAACACGGTGGAGTTTACTCTTTAATCACATGTTAAAGAACTTTGAAGGAGGGGCAtgagggggaaggagaacctcacAGTAGCAAAAGATAATTTATTTTGAGAGGTTGCCCTTTAAGTCAAGTATCACTTGAATTTTTAAATAGCTTGATTGTTCGGTTTTAAAGGATATCATAAACATTAAAGTAATTCAGCTTGAACAGCcaaagatagatagataggtattTCCTGTATATATTATGAAATATAATCATTTGAGAGGTTCAGTTTagtgaaataaaattatttccaaGTCAGTGAACATGCTGACTTACTGAAAATGAGGTGAAAATTGTTTCCTTTTGCCATTTTaataaaatagtaataaaagAATGAAGACCTCTCtcaatgttttctttttgaaagcGAAGCGATCTTCATTCCAATACAATAACCCCGTATTACAAAAGAGTTGGCTCTGCTTTGAATAAAGTTTCATTGTTCCTTGAAGACAGAACCAGGTATATTTAGTCACACAAAAAACCGATGCATCCTCATGCAGGTGCGCAAGTGTCATCTTGTCAGAAATCATCGATACAAGTGAAGTAGGAAAGATCAGTTTATATAAAATGAGAAAGGTTTAGCAAATGCAATTACACCTGCGTCCTTTAATGAAGTCTTGTTGTCTACAGTATTCAAGATTTATTCAGCTCTTACAAAAACTGATGACGTTGCCGTGTGGTGACATGGAGGAGAAGTATATACAAAAGTTTTCCAGAGAAGTTCCTGCACAGTTGCAAAAGGTAGTGATTGAGCCCTTGAAATACGATGAGCGAGGAGTGGctttcagcactggtgaaggtAATCATTTCAAGTTGcttgacacagtctcaggctgcgccaggggaggttcaggctagatgttaggaaaaagttctatacagagggagtgattgcccattggaatgggctgcctggggaggtggtggagtcgccatcactggaggttttcaggagaagacttgatggggtgcttggtgccatgggttagttgtttgggtggtgttggattggttgatgggttggacgcaatgatcttgaaggtctcttccaacctggtttattctatgtattctatgtataatgaGGCAGAGATTTTTTCTTCTTACTGCTACTTTCTTCATAGTAGGTGCAACACTGTTGAATGTCTCACTACTTCATCTTACATGTTTATGTGTATATTGCATGTATAATTGTTAATTAAGTTATGGCATACTGAGTTATGAGGTGAACTGTTAATAAAAGTGGAGGTTTGTGGCACAAGGTCTATCAATTGTTAGTTTTTATCTGTGTTTTTATAGAGTAGTATCTTGGCTGAGGACCCTCTTGTGCTAAATGTAGGATACAGAAGGACTTCCATTGCTGGCAAGAGTTTACTGCTCAACATAAAGAACAGAGGACTGGGAAAACATAAATGCATAAGGAGGATTCTATGGATATCGCTCAATATAAAAGTGGCATGCTTAGACACCTAGGTCACCTTTATCATGACTGTTGCAGGCAGTCCAGCAAAGGAGAATTTTGAAGATGCAAATGAAAGAACAGCAAGGCATTTTGATGTTTACAAACAGTCTAGGAAAATGGAAAGAGGGAattcctaatttttttttctctgtaacaAATGGACAAAAGACAGATACCATTATGGGGCAGAGACAGGAGTCAGTCATTGGTGCTGAGACAGAAGGGATGTTTGAAGAAAGCCATGAAGGTCCCTAAATCTTCTAAACAGAGGCAGCTTACATTTTAAATGGAAGGATGCTTAGTGGAAGAATGATATGATGTGTATGAGTGGTTGTTTAGAAGAAATAATGTAGCAACAACACGAATAGGAAAGTCTGACATTCTGGACAAAGCAGATGGGCATGCACGCACTGTGCTGTGTGTTTAGGAGGAGTCTTAGTCAGAAATTACTTGTGTTCTtaggcagcaagcagcagatgATGACAAGAGCAAAGCTCACAGAGAATGCGAGGGGCAAAATAGCTAGAGCGTGGTTCTACTTTGGTTTCCAGATGATGTGAGAGCATACCAGCCTGGGACTTAATCCACACTGTTGTTTTCAAATAGTGTCTTCAGTGTCTGATGAACATGCAGTCTGTGCTATTTGAGATTTCCAAGTTTAAGAACAGTCTTGATTTAACTTGAAGCTAAATACTCTTACAGAGAAGTAGTAATTTCCGAGGAAACTATGCTAAATGATGCATAGGCATTGCTTATACCAGTATAATTAAAGTGTTAACCTTTTCCAGGTGAGTATCTTAAACTtctatggggtttttttataatTTCAGTAAGTATTTTAGTATTGCTAGAACTTGAACTTATGGTAAATGTAGGTGTTTGCAGGTAACAGACTGCTTATTTTCATATGCTGTATCACTAGGTCAAGAAAGGTCCTGATCTGCTAATGTTATGGGAAGTAGCCTTCTACATATATCTTCTCCCAACAGCCCCTCCTTCCCCAACATGGATTGAAATGTATTGAAAGCTAGTAGTTAATTGTATTTATTTCCTCTTAATTTTTAACTTAATCTCCCAAGGAGAAACAGCTGGTACTGTATGAAGTGTTGAGACTGGCCTAACCTCTTGGGCAGTTGAAGTTCTGTGGAATGTTGAAGGCTCGTAACagattggttttaattttttgaaGGTAAAAGAAAAACTGCAAAAGCTACTGCAGTAGTTTATGACAATGGGACTGGAAAAATTACAGTGAATGGAATCGATGTTTTACATTacttcccagtgctgcaggacaggTGAGAGCACTATGAAATGTATTGTTACTGTATGTAAATTATCCACCGAAAGGCTTGCCGTGAGCCCGATGAGTTGATGTTATGTTCTTATTTCTCTCTAACTGTTTTGTGAAAACTGGTCTTGCTTTTCTTCCAAGTTTTCAGGAGTCATTAGTTTAAGAACTGATAGGGAAGGCTTCCTCTGTGTTTCTTTGTCTCTCctttctgagggagctggggttgcttagcctggagaagaggagactcaggggtgaccttattactctctacaactacctgaagggaggttgtagacagacagatgttggtctcttctcccaggcagccagtaccaggacaagaggacacagtctcaggctgtgccaggggaggtttaggctagatgttaggaaaaagttctatacagagagagtgattgcccattggaatgggctgcctggggaggtggtggagtcgccatcactggaggtttttaggagaagacttgatggggtgcttggtgccgtgggttagttgtttgggtggtgttggattggttgatgggttggatgcgatgatcttgaaggtctcttccaacctggtttattctatgtattctatgactgCAAAACTGAAGTGCACGGACTATTTGGATAGCTCAAATTTTGGTCCCCTTAGAAAGGGCTTGCAGTTacttataaaaagaaaaaaaagtttgtgTGTTTTAAGAGTTTCTGGAGAGATTTGCAAATTGTATGCAGATAGTAACACGGTGGAAACAAACCAGGTGAGACTCTTTTTATATAAAGCTTCAGAGTTTGGAGATGTAATTTTTGCagatgtgatttttattttgtgttacaCTTTCTGAGTTCAATAACAGAGTGAGGGATTGCTTAGTTTGAATACCCACAACTGATGGATCTTATCAATAGATAAGTAGTGAAACAAAAGCAATTGAAAAACTGAACTTGAAATACATACCACTGGCAGCTAATTTCCCATTTATTTAGTTGATATCAGTAGGAAATTGGACATGAATGCCTTTTTGGGTCTCTGCCTGGAAGTTAACCTTGGTTTTGTATATCTATGGTAAGAAATATACATATGTGTGTATAAAATTACATGCTATATATTCTTACCATTACGatgtttttactttttatttttagggAACAGTTGTTGTTCCCTTTCCAGTTTCTTGGCAGGGTTGGAAAACATGATATGATCTGCACAGTCTCAGGTGGAGGAAGatctgcacaggctggagcaaTACGTTTGGCCTCTGCAAAAGCCTTAAAGAGTTTTGTGACAGAAAAAGAGGTGGAGTTCATGAGGCAAGGTAGGATTTGACATTATTTCAGTGTTTGATGCATTTCTGGTTATTAATAGAACTAATACAAGGATCATTAAGGATCAGATAGTGCACATTTGAGTAAATCATCTCAGTGAAACCTTGTATGTTGTGTGAAAGGGATCTGCATTTGTTTATTCACTGTTTTCCTAGCATCCTTTGTGTACATCTCTGGTGACTTGAGCATTTTCCCCATCTCTCCTGACCTCTCTTGGGTCTGTTTATCAGCTTACGTTGCCTTGGTatagaatcacaaaacatgAATGTCTGTTCTTTAACAAAGGTATCTCGATCACACATTAGTGAACTGTGAGGTCCTAAGAttgtattttgttttacttGGTTAGCCTCAGCTTCTTCATGTTGAAAAAACGTTTTACTCTTGAACGTAAACACTACTGGAGGGTTAGCTTTGGAGGGGTAGTAGTGAGTATAAACATATCACTTACAACAagccagactgaaggagcttGTTTGACCTCTTGCTTTGTATAGCGTTTCCAAGTTGCCTAAGGTAAAGCAGAATTAATCTGAATAACTGGAGCACTCGATGCTTCTCAGTGATCAGATGCCATCCATACTGTTTCAGCAAGTACAGAATTGCAGTGAGCTGTTAACAGTGTGCTTTCTGGACTAGCAGGGAAAATACCTGCATGTATGACTCGCACAActgtgattttttaaaaagtttttatttttcctgtctcttgccaTCTGTGGAAGCAGAGCTATCTTCATGCCAGTATCTTTGCAACGTGATTCtttgattatattttttttcagtactgACATGTAAGACTTGCCAGGAATGCCCGTGTAAACTGACACTGAAATGTGTTGTGTATCTGTAACGAGATTTGCATCATTCTGAACATTTCTGGACATTGCCAAATACACTTTGAGAACACTAAGTGCACTTCAAAGCAAGGGTCTCCAAAGCAGGGTGTGTGCCTCCTGGTGTTGTGCAAGATGATCCGTTGGGTTGCAAGAAGACAATCTTAGAATTTCAGTAGTGAATATAATTATAAGTTAATTATAAATACACATATATTGGGAGTGTATGCTCAGAAGTGTTTTGCTA carries:
- the MRPS9 gene encoding 28S ribosomal protein S9, mitochondrial; protein product: MAAALGRVLRLGGRWSALEPPGGLRAQMLRLIYTTTTVQRKNIGASGPEKYTEEFIKKQIEEFNLGKRHLANMMGEDPETFTQEDIDRAIAYLFPSGLFDKQARPIMKHPTEIFPEQRKIQWGEDGRPFHFLFYTGKQSYYSLMHETYEKFLNVQNYQDQLLAQDLLPQKEKRNLAGSRWLTKIELEEMLLEKLSDDDYSRFIQLLQKLMTLPCGDMEEKYIQKFSREVPAQLQKVVIEPLKYDERGVAFSTGEGKRKTAKATAVVYDNGTGKITVNGIDVLHYFPVLQDREQLLFPFQFLGRVGKHDMICTVSGGGRSAQAGAIRLASAKALKSFVTEKEVEFMRQAGLLTYDPRVRERKKPGQEGARRKFTWKKR